Proteins encoded by one window of Salvia splendens isolate huo1 chromosome 14, SspV2, whole genome shotgun sequence:
- the LOC121763649 gene encoding nuclear transport factor 2-like, producing the protein MEAPAAEVGAAAAETQPPVTAQVVGNAFVSQYYHILHQSPELVHKFYQDSSKLGRSEEDGSMSVTTTMQAINSKIVSLNYEELKPEIKSVDSQESFNGGVHVLVTGYLTGKGIKVRHFAQSFFLAPQDRGYFVLNDMFRYVNNDGVSPALVPDVAVPVPEEPAPIPVQENHVSEQIAPSAEEAVSGEVYNPPENGDLPVTEEEEVPVPEVVDEVQDNTEPVVEIPTKIDEAPKKSYASIVMHLKATAATFSPPPAAARKAVPQSLDQVKPNPAPTPDGPVTNSDVFDHEHNQDGEADGFSIYIKGLPMNATEALLEDIFNKFGAIKNDGIQVRSNRQQGFCFGFVEFEEETSMQKALEASPVTIGGRQAFVEEKRSTNSRGSNRGRFPPGRGSGFRNDGVRGRGGYGGGRGYNRGDFSGRSEFGNRGGNRGGSANRDGYQRSESINSNGGGRANRAAGMANGNTKNTTPHVSATA; encoded by the exons ATGGAAGCACCAGCGGCAGAGGtgggggcggcggcggcggagactCAGCCACCAGTTACTGCACAAGTT GTCGGGAACGCATTTGTGTCGCAGTATTATCACATATTGCATCAGTCACCAGAGCTTGTTCACAAGTTTTATCAGGATAGCAGTAAGCTTGGTCGTTCTGAGGAGGATGGCTCCATGAGCGTAACCACCACTATGCAa GCCATCAATAGCAAAATCGTTTCGCTCAACTACGAGGAGTTGAAACCTGAGATTAAGTCCGTAGATTCTCAAGAATCATTTAATGGTGGAGTTCACGTTCTTGTGACTGGCTATTTAACAGGAAAAGGCATCAAAGTTAGGCACTTTGCTCAATCTTTCTTCCTTGCTCCGCAAGACCGGGGTTACTTTGTTTTGAATGACATGTTTCGTTATGTGAATAACGACGGTGTTAGTCCAGCATTGGTTCCTGATGTCGCTGTTCCTGTCCCTGAAGAGCCAG CTCCCATCCCAGTTCAGGAGAATCATGTTTCTGAGCAGATTGCGCCATCTGCAGAAGAAGCTGTTTCTGGAGAAGTGTACAACCCACCAGAGAATGGGGACCTGCCAGTtactgaagaagaagaagttccTGTGCCGGAGGTTGTTGATGAGGTTCAGGACAATACAGAGCCGGTGGTTGAAATCCCCACCAAAATTGATGAAGCGCCAAAGAAGTCTTATGCTTCTATT GTGATGCATCTCAAGGCAACTGCTGCAACTTTCTCACCGCCTCCTGCTGCTGCCCGAAAAGCTGTCCCACAGAGCTTGGACCAAGTGAAGCCTAATCCTGCTCCGACGCCTGATGGTCCAGTTACCAATTCGGATGTTTTTGATCATGAACATAACCAAGATGGTGAAG CTGATGGGTTCTCCATATACATAAAGGGCCTTCCTATGAATGCTACCGAAGCTTTACTTGAGGACATATTCAACAAATTCGGGGCCATAAAGAATGATGGAATTCAAGTTAGAAGCAACAGA CAACAAGGATTTTGTTTTGGCTTTGTGGAGTTTGAGGAGGAAACTTCTATGCAAAAAGCCCTTGAG GCTTCTCCAGTAACAATTGGTGGGCGTCAAGCCTTTGTTGAGGAAAAGAGGTCTACAAATTCTCGTG GAAGCAACAGGGGAAGGTTCCCACCAGGAAGGGGCTCGGGGTTCAGAAACGATGGAGTTAGAGGACGAGGTGGCTATGGTGGTGGTAGGGGATATAATAGGGGTGATTTCAGTGGCAGGAGTGAGTTTGGCAACAGGGGTGGAAACCGGGGAGGATCCGCAAACCGTGATGGATATCAGAGGTCGGAAAGCATCAATAGCAACGGGGGTGGCCGTGCCAACCGAGCTGCTGGGATGGCCAACGGCAACACAAAGAATACAACCCCTCATGTCTCCGCCACTGCTTGA
- the LOC121763800 gene encoding ER lumen protein-retaining receptor erd-2.2-like: MWTPIVAWVRRRSAKVKALLAAAAALCALVALKRMVKNPTHFFVASEAIHFLGILVLIYKLATLKTCSGLSLKSQELTAIFLAARLVCSFYLEGDIHTVLDFLTLCSTLWVVYMMRFKLKSTYIAKLDNMPLYYVIVPCAILAILVNPHTSHALPVRMLWEFAVYLESISVLPQLKMVQNAKIIEPFTAHYVFALGIARFLGFAHWIIKVYESGGKYLFLIGSGYIWLPMMLLAETVQTFILADFCYYYVKGLMDGKLIIYTPLKH; encoded by the exons ATGTGGACTCCGATTGTTGCATGGGTGAGGCGGCGGTCAGCCAAAGTCAAGGCCCTCcttgcggcggcggcggcgctctGCGCGCTGGTGGCTCTGAAACGGATGGTTAAGAATCCCACACATTTCTTCGTCGCTTCCGAGGCGATTCATTTCCTTGGGATTTTGGTCTTGATTTATAAGCTCGCCACACTAAAAACGTGCTCTG GGCTTTCATTGAAGTCACAAGAGCTTACTGCTATATTCCTAGCAGCAAGATTGGTGTGCAGCTTTTACTTGGAGGGCGACATTCATACCGTGCTCGATTTTCTAACTCTTTGCTCGACTTTATGGGTTGTCTACATGATGAGATTCAAGTTGAAATCCACCTACATTGCCAAGCTAGACAACATGCCCTTATACTATGTG ATTGTCCCTTGCGCGATCCTAGCCATACTTGTCAATCCCCACACATCCCACGCGCTCCCTGTGCGCATGCTTTGGGAGTTTGCTGTGTACTTGGAGTCTATCTCAGTTTTGCCACAGCTCAAGATGGTACAAAATGCCAAG ATAATCGAGCCATTCACAGCCCATTACGTGTTTGCATTAGGCATTGCAAGGTTTCTTGGATTTGCTCATTGGATCATTAAG GTGTATGAGAGTGGGGGAAAGTACTTGTTTCTGATAGGAAGTGGCTACATTTGGCTTCCTATGATGCTGCTAGCAGAAACCGTTCAGACATTCATCTTGGCTGATTTCTGCTATTACTACGTCAAGGG CCTCATGGATGGTAAGCTAATCATCTACACGCCCCTCAAGCATTAG